From the genome of Bradyrhizobium elkanii USDA 76, one region includes:
- a CDS encoding LysR family transcriptional regulator, with translation MARTDTNRSGEMDVFVRVVDLGGFTAAANSLRQTPSGVSKLVSRLETRLGTRLVNRTTRKLQLTEEGQAFYQRAQRILADIDEAEREAASCVPRGHLTVNSNIPFGMLHVMPLLPRFMREHPDITLDIVLTDTLVDLMQERADVAIRAGPLGASRLIARKLGTSRMAVVAAPSYLSRFGTPKTPADLAAHRGIGWTFPRSIRGWPFRRAERIEEALPPPVARVSDGEAARQLTLGGIGLGRLALFHIGPDIEAGRLVPVLQNLNPGDREDIHAVYVGHAGPLPARVRAFIDFLAQHIRIGDPSLRRGADGRWKVVGDK, from the coding sequence ATGGCCCGCACAGACACCAACCGCTCCGGCGAGATGGACGTATTCGTCCGCGTCGTCGATCTCGGCGGCTTCACGGCTGCCGCGAACAGCCTGCGCCAGACGCCGTCCGGCGTCAGCAAGCTGGTCTCGCGGCTCGAGACGCGGCTCGGCACGCGGCTGGTCAACCGCACCACGCGCAAGCTGCAGCTCACCGAGGAAGGCCAGGCCTTCTACCAGCGCGCCCAGCGCATCCTCGCCGATATCGACGAGGCCGAACGCGAGGCCGCCTCATGCGTGCCGCGCGGCCATCTCACCGTGAACAGCAACATCCCGTTCGGCATGCTGCATGTGATGCCGCTGCTGCCGCGCTTCATGCGCGAACATCCCGACATCACGCTCGACATCGTGCTGACCGACACGCTGGTCGATCTGATGCAGGAGCGCGCCGACGTCGCGATCCGCGCCGGGCCGCTCGGCGCCTCACGGCTGATCGCGCGCAAGCTCGGCACCAGCCGCATGGCGGTGGTCGCCGCGCCGTCCTACCTCTCCCGCTTCGGCACACCGAAGACGCCGGCCGACCTCGCCGCCCATCGCGGCATCGGCTGGACCTTTCCGCGCAGCATTCGCGGCTGGCCGTTCCGCCGCGCTGAACGGATCGAGGAAGCGCTGCCGCCGCCGGTCGCCCGCGTCAGCGACGGCGAAGCCGCGCGTCAGCTCACGCTCGGCGGGATCGGACTGGGCCGGCTGGCGCTGTTCCACATCGGCCCCGACATCGAGGCCGGGCGTCTGGTGCCGGTGCTGCAAAACCTCAATCCCGGCGACCGCGAGGACATCCATGCGGTCTATGTCGGCCATGCCGGCCCGCTGCCGGCGCGGGTCCGCGCTTTCATCGATTTTCTCGCACAGCACATCCGCATCGGCGATCCCTCGCTGCGGCGCGGCGCTGATGGAAGATGGAAAGTCGTGGGCGACAAGTGA
- a CDS encoding SRPBCC domain-containing protein has product MTHEPPAFQSVTETIRIATEPKHVWDAIMDPNAGVRWRNAHFRTDWRIGAPIEIEAEIGARRYRDKGRVLHVEPPMRLAYSYWSQVSGLPDVPQSYATITMTLVPDGGETVLTVTQQVPPSPIRRGSGWEIGPDSGAKHVAFYWRMTLPRLKHAVEQGRAPQ; this is encoded by the coding sequence ATGACGCACGAGCCCCCGGCCTTCCAGTCCGTCACCGAAACGATCCGCATCGCTACCGAGCCAAAGCATGTGTGGGACGCGATCATGGACCCCAATGCGGGCGTGAGATGGCGCAATGCGCATTTCAGGACCGATTGGCGGATCGGCGCGCCGATCGAGATCGAGGCGGAGATCGGCGCAAGGCGCTATCGCGACAAGGGCCGCGTCCTCCATGTCGAGCCGCCGATGCGGCTCGCATACTCCTATTGGTCGCAGGTCTCCGGCCTGCCGGATGTTCCGCAATCCTATGCGACGATCACGATGACGCTCGTGCCTGACGGCGGCGAAACGGTGCTGACCGTCACCCAGCAGGTGCCGCCTTCGCCGATCCGCCGCGGAAGCGGCTGGGAAATCGGGCCCGACTCAGGCGCCAAACACGTTGCCTTCTACTGGCGCATGACGCTGCCGCGCCTGAAGCACGCGGTCGAGCAAGGACGCGCCCCGCAGTAG
- a CDS encoding class I SAM-dependent methyltransferase, with the protein MTLNPTAENYRVAVAAYEAGRPSYPAEIVAALPLAAARCVVDLGAGTGKFTRLLLQHLPATAHLVAVEPVAEMSARLAREAGVEVINARADAINLETGSVDLVTCAQAFHWFDNEASVAEIARLLHPGGTLALVWNNRDDRTPWVEALSVMIEGYAGDTPRQRTGRWRWILKDPRFVLEREIVQDHPHRMRRQDVFERIASTSYVANLPDAEKAILRDKTGSILREAGLGDADEVVFPYVTQLFLLKRA; encoded by the coding sequence ATGACACTGAACCCCACTGCCGAGAACTATCGTGTCGCGGTCGCCGCCTACGAGGCGGGCCGACCGAGCTACCCTGCGGAGATCGTCGCCGCGCTGCCGCTTGCGGCCGCGCGCTGTGTCGTCGACCTCGGTGCCGGAACCGGCAAGTTCACCCGCCTGCTGCTGCAGCATTTGCCCGCGACAGCGCACCTCGTCGCGGTCGAGCCCGTCGCCGAGATGTCGGCCAGGCTGGCCAGGGAAGCCGGGGTGGAGGTCATCAACGCGCGCGCCGATGCGATCAACCTCGAAACCGGCAGCGTCGACCTCGTCACCTGCGCCCAGGCGTTTCACTGGTTCGACAACGAGGCGTCGGTCGCCGAGATCGCGCGGCTGCTGCATCCCGGCGGGACGCTTGCGCTGGTCTGGAACAACCGGGATGACCGCACGCCGTGGGTCGAGGCGTTGTCCGTCATGATCGAGGGCTATGCGGGCGACACGCCCCGGCAACGGACCGGACGCTGGCGCTGGATCCTGAAGGACCCGCGCTTCGTGCTCGAGAGGGAAATCGTGCAGGATCATCCGCACCGGATGAGGCGACAGGATGTCTTCGAGCGCATCGCATCGACGAGCTATGTCGCCAATCTCCCCGATGCGGAGAAGGCGATCCTGCGCGACAAGACCGGCAGCATCCTGCGTGAGGCCGGTCTCGGCGACGCCGACGAAGTGGTGTTCCCCTATGTCACGCAGCTCTTCCTGCTGAAGCGGGCCTAG
- a CDS encoding glucose/quinate/shikimate family membrane-bound PQQ-dependent dehydrogenase, whose translation MQRSRAVFITATVYALIGLVLAGGGIWLAALGGSIFYIVLGVGVLATAMLLLAQRHQALWLFAIVLLGTLAWAVYEVRFDWWPLAARGDVVFPMALWLLTPVIVRALTRSGPVPYMRATAPLWIGVIAAAAVLIAGLLSSYHDINGTIAESGSAAPQSEADPQPDGDWRAYGRTQFGQRYSPLKQITPDNVGNLKVAWTFRTGDVATPEDSGETTFEVTPIKVRDTLYLCSQHQVLFALDAKTGTERWRYDPKLVHNKTFQHMTCRGVSYHETAQGAVDSSGNPAPAECPRRIFLPVNDGRMIALDADSGKLCEGFADHGILDLQEGMGIKTAGFFEPTSPPVVSDKILVVAAAVIDNYAVEVPSGVIRGFDVYTGKLVWAWDSGAADENALPSPTRHYTNGSPNSWITASFDPKLNLVYIPTGNNGPDIWGGNRDALVERYSSAIVALDVNTGKRAWSYQTVHHDLWDMDVPSQPSLVDVTTAKGVVPALIQPTKVGNIFVLDRRTGELIVPAPERAVPQGPAPGDRSAPTQPFSELTFRPEAKLTGADMWGGTIFDQLLCRIMFHRLRYEGTFTPPSLQGTLVFPGNLGMFEWGGIAVDPVRQIAIANPMSLPFASRLIPRGPQNPPAPTAEKPVGSEVGVQPMYGTPFGVGISSFLSPFSVPCYRPPWGSMAAIDLKTMKIVWQHPNGTIRDTTPLPLPFRMGVPMLGGPITTAAGVAFYTGTYEYTIRAYDVRNGKVLWEDRLPAGAQSTPMSYEAGGKQYVVTAAGGHGSFGTKRGDYVIAYALKD comes from the coding sequence ATGCAGCGATCCAGGGCAGTCTTCATCACGGCGACCGTCTACGCCTTGATCGGCCTCGTCCTCGCCGGCGGCGGCATTTGGCTCGCCGCATTGGGTGGATCCATCTTCTACATTGTCCTCGGCGTCGGCGTTCTCGCCACGGCTATGCTGCTGCTGGCGCAACGCCATCAGGCGTTATGGCTGTTTGCGATCGTGCTGCTCGGCACGCTGGCGTGGGCCGTCTATGAGGTGCGGTTCGACTGGTGGCCGCTCGCGGCGCGTGGCGACGTCGTCTTCCCCATGGCGCTTTGGTTGCTCACGCCGGTGATCGTTCGCGCCCTGACACGAAGCGGCCCGGTGCCTTACATGCGCGCGACGGCGCCGCTCTGGATCGGCGTCATCGCTGCTGCGGCGGTGCTCATCGCCGGGCTGCTGTCCAGCTATCACGACATCAACGGCACGATTGCCGAGTCCGGCTCTGCCGCGCCGCAAAGCGAAGCCGACCCGCAGCCGGACGGCGACTGGCGCGCCTATGGACGCACGCAATTCGGACAGCGCTATTCGCCGCTGAAGCAGATCACGCCTGACAATGTCGGCAACCTCAAGGTCGCCTGGACCTTCCGCACCGGCGACGTGGCGACGCCGGAGGATTCCGGCGAGACGACCTTCGAGGTCACCCCGATCAAGGTGCGCGATACGCTCTATCTCTGCTCGCAGCACCAGGTGCTGTTCGCGCTCGACGCCAAGACCGGCACGGAGCGCTGGCGCTACGACCCCAAGCTCGTGCACAACAAGACGTTCCAGCACATGACCTGCCGCGGGGTCTCCTATCATGAAACCGCGCAGGGCGCCGTCGACAGCAGCGGCAATCCAGCGCCGGCCGAATGCCCGCGGCGGATCTTCCTGCCCGTCAATGACGGCCGCATGATCGCGCTCGATGCCGACAGCGGCAAGCTCTGCGAGGGTTTCGCCGATCACGGCATCCTCGACCTGCAGGAGGGGATGGGAATCAAGACCGCCGGCTTCTTCGAGCCGACGTCGCCGCCGGTCGTCAGCGACAAGATCCTGGTCGTGGCCGCCGCGGTGATCGACAATTATGCGGTCGAGGTGCCGTCGGGCGTGATCCGCGGCTTCGATGTCTACACCGGCAAACTGGTCTGGGCCTGGGATTCCGGCGCGGCGGACGAGAACGCATTGCCGTCGCCGACGCGGCACTACACCAACGGGTCGCCGAATTCCTGGATCACGGCCTCGTTCGATCCGAAATTGAATCTGGTCTACATCCCGACCGGCAACAACGGACCGGACATCTGGGGCGGCAATCGCGATGCGCTGGTCGAGCGCTATTCCAGCGCCATCGTCGCGCTTGATGTCAACACCGGCAAGCGCGCCTGGTCGTACCAGACCGTGCATCACGATCTCTGGGACATGGACGTTCCCTCGCAACCGAGCCTGGTCGATGTGACGACGGCCAAGGGCGTCGTTCCCGCGCTGATCCAGCCGACCAAGGTGGGCAACATCTTCGTGCTCGACCGCAGGACCGGCGAGCTGATCGTGCCGGCGCCGGAGCGCGCGGTGCCGCAAGGGCCGGCGCCCGGCGACCGCTCGGCACCGACCCAGCCGTTCTCCGAACTGACCTTCCGCCCGGAGGCGAAGCTGACCGGCGCCGACATGTGGGGCGGCACGATCTTCGACCAGCTACTGTGCCGGATCATGTTCCACCGCTTGCGCTACGAAGGCACCTTCACGCCGCCGTCGTTGCAGGGCACGCTGGTCTTTCCGGGCAATCTCGGCATGTTCGAATGGGGCGGCATCGCGGTCGATCCGGTCAGGCAGATCGCGATCGCCAATCCGATGTCGCTGCCGTTCGCCTCAAGACTCATTCCGCGCGGCCCGCAGAATCCTCCGGCGCCGACCGCCGAGAAGCCGGTCGGCAGCGAGGTCGGGGTGCAGCCGATGTATGGCACGCCGTTCGGGGTGGGTATCTCGAGCTTCCTCTCGCCCTTCTCCGTGCCGTGCTACCGGCCGCCATGGGGCTCGATGGCCGCAATCGACCTGAAGACGATGAAGATCGTCTGGCAACATCCCAACGGCACGATCCGGGACACCACGCCGCTGCCGCTTCCATTCAGGATGGGCGTGCCGATGCTGGGCGGTCCGATCACCACCGCCGCCGGCGTTGCGTTCTACACCGGGACCTATGAGTACACGATCCGGGCCTACGATGTGCGCAACGGCAAGGTGCTCTGGGAGGATCGCCTGCCGGCCGGCGCCCAATCGACGCCGATGAGCTACGAGGCTGGCGGCAAGCAATACGTCGTCACCGCGGCCGGCGGCCACGGCTCGTTCGGCACCAAGCGCGGCGACTACGTCATCGCCTACGCATTGAAGGATTGA